From Dasypus novemcinctus isolate mDasNov1 chromosome 11, mDasNov1.1.hap2, whole genome shotgun sequence, one genomic window encodes:
- the SRF gene encoding serum response factor: MLPSQAGAAAALGRGSALGGSLNRTPTGRPGGGGGGGTRGANGGRVPGNGAGLGPGRLEREAAAAAASTPAPTAGALYSGSEGDSESGEEEELGAERRGLKRSLSEMELGVVVGGPEASAAATGGYGPVTGAVSGAKPGKKTRGRVKIKMEFIDNKLRRYTTFSKRKTGIMKKAYELSTLTGTQVLLLVASETGHVYTFATRKLQPMITSETGKALIQTCLNSPDSPPRSDPTTDQRMSATGFEETDLTYQVSESDSSGETKDTLKPAFTVTNLPGTTSTIQTAPSTSTTMQVSSGPSFPITNYLAPVSASVSPSAISSANGTVLKSTGSGPVSGGLMQLPTSFTLMPGGAVAQQVPVQAIQVHQAPQQASPSRDSSTDLTQTSSSGTVTLPATIMTSSVPTTVGGHMMYPSPHAVMYAPTSGLGDGSLTVLNAFSQAPSTMQVSHSQVQEQGGVPQVFLTAPSGTVQIPVSAVQLHQMAVIGQQAGSSSNLTELQVVNLDAAHSTKSD; the protein is encoded by the exons ATGTTACCGAGCCAAGCTGGGGCCGCGGCGGCGCTGGGCCGGGGCTCGGCCCTGGGGGGCAGCTTGAACCGGACCCCGACGGGGcggccgggcggcggcggcggcggcgggactCGCGGGGCTAACGGGGGCCGGGTCCCCGGGAACGGCGCGGGGCTCGGCCCGGGCCGCCTCGAGCGGGAGGCTGCAGCGGCGGCGGCCAGCACCCCGGCGCCCACCGCGGGGGCCCTCTACAGCGGCAGCGAGGGCGACTCGGAGTCGGGCGAGGAGGAGGAGCTGGGCGCCGAGCGGCGCGGCCTGAAGCGCAGCCTGAGCGAGATGGAGCTCGGCGTGGTGGTCGGCGGGCCCGAGGCGTCGGCGGCGGCCACCGGGGGCTACGGCCCGGTGACCGGCGCGGTGAGCGGAGCCAAGCCGGGCAAGAAGACCCGGGGCCGCGTGAAGATCAAGATGGAGTTCATCGACAACAAGCTGCGGCGCTACACGACCTTCAGCAAGAGGAAGACGGGCATCATGAAGAAG GCCTATGAGCTGTCTACGCTGACAGGGACACAGGTGCTGTTGCTGGTGGCCAGCGAGACAGGCCATGTGTATACCTTTGCCACCCGCAAACTGCAGCCCATGATCACCAGTGAGACTGGCAAGGCGCTGATTCAGACCTGCCTCAACTCGCCAGACTCTCCACCACGCTCCGACCCCACCACAGACCAGAGAATGAGTGCCACAGGCTTTGAAGAGACAGACCTCACTTACCAGGTGTCTGAGTCGGACAGCAGTGGGGAGACCAAG GACACGCTGAAGCCAGCATTCACAGTCACCAACCTGCCGGGTACCACCTCCACCATCCAGACAGCACCCAGCACCTCGACCACCATGCAAGTCAGCAGCGGCCCCTCCTTCCCCATCACCAACTACCTGGCACCGGTGTCTGCTAGCGTCAGCCCCAGCGCTATCAGCAGTGCCAATGGGACTGTGCTGAAGAGTACAGGCAGTGGCCCTGTCTCTGGGGGCCTCATGCAACTGCCAACCAGCTTCACCCTCATGCCTG GTGGGGCAGTGGCCCAGCAGGTCCCAGTGCAGGCCATTCAGGTGCACCAGGCCCCACAGCAAGCGTCTCCCTCTCGTGACAGCAGCACAGACCTCACGCAGACCTCCTCCAGCGGGACAG TGACACTGCCTGCCACCATCATGACGTCATCAGTGCCCACAACTGTGGGTGGCCACATGATGTACCCCAGCCCCCATGCGGTGATGTATGCACCCACCTCGGGCCTGGGTGATGGCAGCCTCACTGTGCTCAATGCCTTCTCCCAGGCGCCATCCACCATGCAGGTGTCCCACAGCCAAGTCCAGGAGCAAG GTGGCGTCCCCCAGGTGTTCCTGACAGCACCGTCTGGGACAGTGCAGATCCCTGTTTCTGCAGTTCAGCTTCACCAG aTGGCTGTGATAGGGCAGCAGGCCGGGAGCAGCAGCAACCTCACCGAGCTACAGGTGGTGAACCTGGACGCCGCCCACAGCACCAAGAGTGACTGA